A single Metarhizium brunneum chromosome 5, complete sequence DNA region contains:
- the Dars1 gene encoding Aspartate--tRNA ligase, cytoplasmic, whose protein sequence is MPSSENGAAIKAKSTANLAFHGFKEEKMVFDARVNAVLKPELPEQLRLELRICETFVEATIDAKAIAEAVWHRAQKLTPESIVRVTGHVQLVNGNSGGHKAFTTIHVKNLDIIALASPDLPKLRGKELSGVGLEERLDHRILDVRRAASGAIFKLHSGMCQLIVEFLCLNGFHWIHTPRIITATIPGDNEYFHLPYFGQDAWLAQSSQHHKQMALSMDMQRVFEIGPVFRAEVKSSKSTRHMTEFTVLDIAMAFQDDYHEVAELIESMLVFVFRGLQERKQYKPLVEIVQHLYPCARPFRIGLDEHGKVPRITFLEAKRILREELGLESDDGKNFTDQEEAALGRHFRESPRLGSTDVFTIDQYPASMRQFNSQANADAPGFSNTWDTIVGGREICSGSQRINSYDELREAMRAGVCGPPLDPEADEWQPYLTAFKSGMPRHGGCGLGVNRLLQGFLGLEDVREVTLFPRDVNRLKP, encoded by the exons ATGCCCTCATCTGAAAACGGCGCTGCCATCAAGGCGAAGAGCACG GCCAATTTGGCGTTTCACGGCTtcaaggaggagaagatggtCTTTGATGCCAGAGTCAATGCTGTCTTGAAACCCGAGCTCCCAGAGCAGCTGCGGTTGGAGCTTAGAATTTGCGAGACGTTTGTTGAAGCTACTATTGACGCCAAGGCTATTGCAGAGGCGGTGTGGCACAGGGCTCAGAAGTTGACACCGGAATCCATTGTCAGAGTAACAGGCCATGTCCAACTGGTCAATGGGAATTCCGGTGGACACAAGGCCTTCACAACAATCCATGTGAAAAACTTGGACATCATTGCTCTGGCGTCTCCGGACCTGCCAAAGTTGCGCGGCAAGGAACTCTCCGGAGTTGGGCTCGAGGAGCGGCTCGATCATCGCATTCTTGATGTgcgccgcgccgcctccGGAGCCATCTTCAAGCTCCATTCGGGCATGTGCCAGCTGATTGTCGAGTTCCTTTGTTTAAACGGCTTCCATTGGATTCACACGCCACGCATCATCACGGCCACCATCCCCGGCGACAACGAGTACTTCCATTTGCCATACTTTGGCCAGGATGCATGGCTGGCCCAGAGCTCGCAGCATCACAAACAGATGGCTCTTTCTATGGACATGCAGCGCGTGTTTGAGATTGGGCCCGTGTTCCGTGCTGAAGTCAAGTCGAGCAAGTCTACGAGACATATGACCGAG TTCACCGTCCTGGATATAGCCATGGCTTTTCAGGACGACTACCACGAGGTGGCCGAGCTGATTGAATCCATGCTGGTGTTTGTCTTTCGGGGTCTTCAAGAACGCAAACAGTACAAGCCGCTCGTTGAGATCGTTCAACATCTGTATCCCTGTGCCAGGCCGTTCCGAATTGGCCTGGATGAGCACGGCAAAGTCCCGCGCATCACATTTCTCGAGGCCAAGCGCATTCTGAGAGAGGAGCTTGGCCTCGAATCAGACGACGGAAAGAACTTTAC agaccaagaagaagctgcccTTGGCCGGCACTTTCGCGAGTCTCCTCGTCTGGGGAGTACAGACGTCTTCACCATTGATCAGTATCCCGCGTCTATGCGCCAGTTCAACTCGCAAGCAAACGCGGATGCGCCGGGCTTCTCCAACACGTGGGATACCATTGTTGGCGGGCGGGAGATTTGCTCCGGCAGTCAGCGCATCAACTCGTATGACGAGCTGCGCGAGGCCATGCGCGCGGGAGTCTGTGGTCCGCCGCTGGaccccgaggccgacgagtGGCAGCCTTACCTGACTGCATTCAAGAGCGGCATGCCGCGGCATGGCGGTTGCGGATTGGGCGTGAACAGGCTGTTGCAGGGGTTCCTGGGGTTGGAAGATGTTCGTGAAGTCACACTATTCCCCAGGGATGTGAATAGGTTGAAACCCTAG
- the vrtI_1 gene encoding Oxidoreductase vrtI, whose product MSSPEKMASLAVVNYEALANKDAAEVQKLVTACQTVGMFYLNLQGPSTNAIFEDIPTIFKTGHAFFNLPHDSNEKTQSAREGMERGYHAGKGFEYYEIARDEYQLGKWVLPATFEPEKERITRTINSFHGAIQTVVAELCAALDIRIPELSDDAAVPSDTALKLLYKPPMHEPGHVIHPWHTDFGLATLLWYDEVTTQIPIYDKEGKQTDDWETVPVIDGTVLINVADELAAQSGGRLHSTVHRVVAPPGPKRVRNGIIYLLRPYKV is encoded by the exons GAAGCCCTCGCAAacaaagatgccgccgaggtTCAGAAGCTAGTAACAGCCTGCCAAACGGTGGGCATGTTTTACCTAAACCTCCAGGGTCCCAGCACGAACGCCATCTTTGAGGACATACCAACCATCTTCAAAACCGGGCATGCCTTCTTCAATCTGCCCCATGATAGCAACGAAAAGACACAGAGCGCTCGCGAGGGAATGGAGCGAGG TTATCATGCCGGCAAGGGGTTCGAATATTACGAA ATTGCGCGCGATGAGTATCAACTTGGCAAATGGGTCTTACCCGCCACTTTCGAGCCGGAAAAGGAGCGCATCACGCGCACCATCAACTCCTTTCACGGTGCCATTCAGACGGTCGTTGCCGAGCTCTGCGCCGCCCTGGATATCCGCATCCCCGAGCTGAGCGATGATGCCGCCGTCCCCAGCGATACCGCTCTCAAGCTGTTGTACAAGCCTCCCATGCACGAGCCTGGCCACGTTATTCACCCGTGGCACACGGATTTCGGCCTCGCCACACTGCTATGGTATGACGAGGTGACGACTCAGATACCCATCTACGACAAGGAGGGGAAGCAGACGGACGACTGGGAGACGGTCCCCGTCATCGATGGTACCGTGCTCATCAACGTTGCGGATGAGCTTGCGGCTCAATCTGGCGGGCGCCTGCACTCGACTGTGCATCGCGTCGTCGCTCCGCCAGGTCCCAAGAGGGTGAGGAACGGAATTATCTATCTTTTGCGGCCGTACAAGGTTTAG